DNA sequence from the Ammoniphilus oxalaticus genome:
CACCAGTATTAAACGTATAATTAAAGGAAATGGCGGTGTAGCTCAGCTGGCTAGAGCGTACGGTTCATACCCGTAAAGTCGGGGGTTCAAGTCCCTCCGCCGCTACCATGAACGCGGGATGGAGCAGTTGGCAGCTCGTCGGGCTCATAATCCGAAGGTCGCAGGTTCAAGTCCTGCTCCCGCAACCAATTTAGGGACATAGTTTAACGGTAGAACAGAGGTCTCCAAAACCTCTAGTGTGGGTTCGATTCCTACTGTCCCTGCCATGATTCTTTAATAATGCGCATGAGTCACACTTTAGAGAGTAGTCTTCTTGCTTGGGAGGGATACCGAAGTGGTCATAACGGGGCGGTCTTGAAAACCGTTAGGGCGCAAGCCCACGGGGGTTCGAATCCCTCTCCCTCCGCCATACATATTTTAAACAAAATCGCCTAGAGCGATTTTTTTTATTTTATTTATTAATTTTCGAAAGGTTCGCTAAATCTAGTTTCTGTATTTACAAACGTTTGCTATCATAGGTAGATAGGGAAGCGTTGGTTTTAGCCCATAGTTGGTTTATTGATTCTTAAAGGAAGTGAGTGAACGTGAGAACGATATTTCAAAAGTTGGTGAACTTACTGCTAGGTTCAGATAAATCCTCGGATTTAGTTGAACAAAGTAAAATTGAGGAGTTCGATTACATAACTCGTACTGAACCGAGGACAGAGGCGGAAGTTAGAACCAAGACGATTTATCCTAGAGTGAAAGATGATGCGGTTGAATTTAGATTTCCCCTTATTCCTGATGAAAGAGAGACGCGTCCGCAGACGTGGGAAACGATTCATGTTAATACGACTCCAGATAAACATAAGCAGCAGTTACGTCGCGAACAGCGGTTGACTGAAGTAAGTCATCATCAACAAGATGAAGACGCTACGAGTTTCGTTAAGAATGATCAAAAAGAGCCGTTCAGGCCATCTAAATTCTTTTCGCCCGTGTATGGGGCAAACCGTCCTGAAACTGAACTAAGGGGGATATCAGAACAACAACAAAGGGACGATGTTTTACCTAATCAAATATTAACGGATGTAAAGGAACGGCGCCCTGTAACTGATGAGATCCAGGTGGATTCAACTGAATCTTCGCAACAAGCGTGGGGACCCTTATTAGAACCTTCTTTTGAACCATCTGAAGGAAGGTCCTCTTTATCGATTATGTTCGTTGATGAGCCAGAAACAAAGCCTGTAGAGGAATCGCAGTCCTCATCTATTCCGACTGAATCATTATTCAAAACGGATAAGAACATAGAGGTATCAGCGGATGAATTATCGAATGATTTCGCGGTATTAGAATCATCTGATATTAAATATGAAAAGGCGGTTGAAGAAGAAGTCGTACCATCGGTCACGAAACTTGCGGAAGTTATCACTTTTCCAAAAAAGGAATCAATTGTTCAACAAGATGAGATTTTACAAGATCAGCAAAATGCGATTCAACCGACAAACCCAATTAATAAGGAAGAAACAAACAATAGGCAAGCAACTGCGATTTCAAAATGGAATCCAGATTCTATTGAGCGAACGCCTTATGAATATCCGAGCTTTGATTTTTTAAATATGGAACCGATTCAACTAGACGATGATCAAGAGTATCTTGATGACCAAATTGAAAAATTGACCGTTGCCCTGGAAAGTTTCAATGTTAATGCTCAAGTCGTTGGAGTAGCCAAAGGTCCAACAGTGACGCGTTTTGAACTTCAACCTGGCTTAGGTGTGAAAGTAAACAAATTTACAAATTTAATTGACGATATTAAGCTAGCTTTAGCAGCCAAAGATATCCGTATGGAAGCTCCGATTCCAGGACGATCAGCAATTGGTATAGAAGTGCCAAATGAACAGAGCTCGCCTGTATTTATTCGTTCGTTTTTAGAATCTGAGGAATTTCAGAGTCATGAATCACCCTTAGCGGTTGCATTAGGTCGTGATATCGGCGGAAAAGCAATTATTGGTGATTTACGAAAGATGCCGCACGGGTTGATTGCTGGTTCAACGGGATCAGGTAAAAGTGTTTGTATTAACTCGATACTCGTCAGTCTGCTTTATAAGGCGAATCCTTCCGACGTTCGTTTAATTCTGATTGATCCAAAGGTCGTGGAACTCGCGCCGTATAATCATATCCCTCATTTGCTAACCCCAGTCGTTACGGATCCCAAACAAGCGACGGCTGCATTAAAGTGGGCAGTGGAAGAAATGGAACAAAGATATGAAAAATTTGCAGAAGCGGGAGCTCGCGATATTGCTCGTTATAATGTTCAAGCGGAGCAACAGCAACGGGAGAAAATGCCTTATATTTTGATCGTGATCGATGAGTTAGCCGATTTGATGATGGTTTCGCCCCATGATGTTGAAGAAGCGATTTGTCGAATTGCCCAAAAGGCGCGCGCTTGCGGGATTCACTTACTGGTTGCGACACAACGTCCTTCTGTAGACGTGATTACAGGTTTAATCAAGGCAAATATTCCAACACGTATTGCTTTCGCCGTCTCTTCCCAAGCCGATTCAAGAACAATCTTGGACATGGGTGGAGCGGAGCGATTGTTAGGTAAGGGGGATATGCTATATTATCCAAGTGGGCAAGCAAAACCGATCCGCTTACAAGGAAACTTCGTTTCTGATGAAGAAATAGAACAGGTTGTTGATCATGTGAAATCAACGCATCAAGTGAACTATTTAATCGATAAGGAAGAACTTAATCGCAGCGCGAACAGTGTCGAAGATTTTGAAGACGAACTGTTTGAGGAAGCGTTGTTGTTTACGATTGAACAAGGTCAAGCATCGTCTTCCTCTTTGCAACGAAGATTCCGGATTGGCTACAATCGAGCCGCCAGATTAATTGACCTTATGGAAGCAGAAGGTTTTGTCAGCGGACAATCAGGCAGCAGACCACGCGATGTTTTGATTACGATGGAACAATATGAACAAGTATTTACCTAAAGTATTGTTGTTTCAATTCAATGAATGGAATGAATGAGCGCTTAAGGCTGGATGACCACTTTTGTGCCGATGGGTATGTGTCGGAATAGCCATTCAACGTCCTCATTTTGCATCCTAACGCATCCTTGACTCACACTTTGACCGATTGATTCGGGATTGTTTGTGCCATGGATCCCATATTTGTAGCCATCTGTATTTGGAACATCGATCCCGATCCATCGCGAACCGAGCGGGTTGTTTGGATCGCCCCCTGGAATATCTTTCGGAAGATACCAGGGGTTTTTTACTTTTTTAATAATGGAATAAACTCCCTCTGGCGTTTTTTCTGGAGTCGCTCCCGTCGCGACTTCAAAAGAGTAGACAGGATGATTATTCAGCATAATTTCTAATGTATGTTTAGATTTTGAAACAACAATGTGGACTTGATCTTCGGTAGCTTGGGAGCCGTTTACAAAGGAAAACAAAGTAATTACGAGTAAGATAAGGTTAATTAATTTCCATCTCATACAGTTCCCTCCGTGATTGATTAAAGTTTCAAAGTATAGTAAAATTCTACTGATTACTAAAAAAAGAAGCAGGGGGTATGAAAGTGAATAAGCGCAAAAAAAGTTTAGTTACAATGTTAGTATTAACAATTGTCTTCTCTTTATTTGCAGTAGCTTGCGGTGGAGGCGGAAATAATGCGGGTCAACCGTCAGGTGAAACAAATGATGGAGCAGGAGAGAAACTAGAATCCTTAATTATTGCGACTGGAGGAAGTTCTGGTACATATTACCCATTGGGTGGCAGTATGGCTCAACTTTTTCAAGATCATGTGATCCCGGCATCCGCTCAAGTAACAGCAGCGTCTGTTGCTAATATGCGTTTACTTAAAGATGGGGAAGTCGATCTGGCTTTTACACAAGGGGATATTGCTGATTACGCTACCAAAGGAACAATCATGTTCGAAGAAGGCGGAGCAATAGATAATATCCAAGCGATTGCTTCTTTATATAACGAAACGGTACAAATTATTGTCCCTGAAAATAGCTCCATTCAAACGGTTGCAGACTTAAAAGGTAAGCACGTTTCCGTTGGTGAGCCAGGCAGTGGAACAGAAGCAAATGCTGAGCAATTATTAGAAGTTTATGGTCTTACGTTTGATGATCTGGGCAAAGCGGAACGGTTAAGCTTTGGCGAATCAACCAGTCATATCCAAGATGGAACGGTGGAGGCGGCTTTTGTTACGGCTGGAACACCAACAGCTGCTGTAAATGAGCTTGCCGCGACAAAAGGGGTTCGTGTAATCGGTTTAGACGATGAACACATCGCGGAGTTAATCGAAAAATATCCATATTACACTGAACAAGCGATAGCAGCTGGGACTTACTCTGGATTTGATCAGGATATCAAAACCGTGGCTGTAAAAGCTCAACTTGTTGTTCGAGCGGAACTTGATGAGGCGTTGGTCTATGATTTGACGAAAACTCTTTTTGACAATTTAGATGCGTATAAGCAAGGAAACCACCAAAAGGCTGAGGAAATTACCCTTGAGCAAGCCCTAGAAGGTGTGAGTTTAGATGTTCATCCTGGCGCGGCCAAGTATTTTGAGGAAAAAGGGATTAAGTAGTGAAAGGGTGGGGAGGTAAACGCCTCCCCGCATTTTTATAATGAAGCATAAATATAAACTGATTTTTCCTATTGTAATTTTGTTTATTGTTGCTATTGCAGTGACTGTTTGGCCGAATCAAGTCGCGTTGACAGTTACAGATGGTAAGACAGGAAGATTAATCTATGTATCACCCATTGAAATAGAGGAGCGTTTTGCGATTCAATTTATCCATTCGATTCATAAGACACCTGTCTATGAAGAATATTATATCGATAGCGAGCTGCATATGGTTCTTGATCAGGTCACTTATGAATCACTTGGAGTGGGGAATCCATCCGCGGCTGAACCAGGACAAACCTTTATGATAGAGGATGGAAAGTACAAAATTAGCAATATTAATCGAAAGCTACCCCATCTTGATTTAGCGATAGCTCCAGGTGTCGCAAATCATCAATTGGGGATTAGGGATAATTGGATTCCGATGACGAGGCTAAACCCACCTGGGAATTGGGCGCGCCTTGAA
Encoded proteins:
- a CDS encoding L,D-transpeptidase; the encoded protein is MRWKLINLILLVITLFSFVNGSQATEDQVHIVVSKSKHTLEIMLNNHPVYSFEVATGATPEKTPEGVYSIIKKVKNPWYLPKDIPGGDPNNPLGSRWIGIDVPNTDGYKYGIHGTNNPESIGQSVSQGCVRMQNEDVEWLFRHIPIGTKVVIQP
- a CDS encoding DNA translocase FtsK, which gives rise to MRTIFQKLVNLLLGSDKSSDLVEQSKIEEFDYITRTEPRTEAEVRTKTIYPRVKDDAVEFRFPLIPDERETRPQTWETIHVNTTPDKHKQQLRREQRLTEVSHHQQDEDATSFVKNDQKEPFRPSKFFSPVYGANRPETELRGISEQQQRDDVLPNQILTDVKERRPVTDEIQVDSTESSQQAWGPLLEPSFEPSEGRSSLSIMFVDEPETKPVEESQSSSIPTESLFKTDKNIEVSADELSNDFAVLESSDIKYEKAVEEEVVPSVTKLAEVITFPKKESIVQQDEILQDQQNAIQPTNPINKEETNNRQATAISKWNPDSIERTPYEYPSFDFLNMEPIQLDDDQEYLDDQIEKLTVALESFNVNAQVVGVAKGPTVTRFELQPGLGVKVNKFTNLIDDIKLALAAKDIRMEAPIPGRSAIGIEVPNEQSSPVFIRSFLESEEFQSHESPLAVALGRDIGGKAIIGDLRKMPHGLIAGSTGSGKSVCINSILVSLLYKANPSDVRLILIDPKVVELAPYNHIPHLLTPVVTDPKQATAALKWAVEEMEQRYEKFAEAGARDIARYNVQAEQQQREKMPYILIVIDELADLMMVSPHDVEEAICRIAQKARACGIHLLVATQRPSVDVITGLIKANIPTRIAFAVSSQADSRTILDMGGAERLLGKGDMLYYPSGQAKPIRLQGNFVSDEEIEQVVDHVKSTHQVNYLIDKEELNRSANSVEDFEDELFEEALLFTIEQGQASSSSLQRRFRIGYNRAARLIDLMEAEGFVSGQSGSRPRDVLITMEQYEQVFT
- a CDS encoding TAXI family TRAP transporter solute-binding subunit, which translates into the protein MNKRKKSLVTMLVLTIVFSLFAVACGGGGNNAGQPSGETNDGAGEKLESLIIATGGSSGTYYPLGGSMAQLFQDHVIPASAQVTAASVANMRLLKDGEVDLAFTQGDIADYATKGTIMFEEGGAIDNIQAIASLYNETVQIIVPENSSIQTVADLKGKHVSVGEPGSGTEANAEQLLEVYGLTFDDLGKAERLSFGESTSHIQDGTVEAAFVTAGTPTAAVNELAATKGVRVIGLDDEHIAELIEKYPYYTEQAIAAGTYSGFDQDIKTVAVKAQLVVRAELDEALVYDLTKTLFDNLDAYKQGNHQKAEEITLEQALEGVSLDVHPGAAKYFEEKGIK
- a CDS encoding DUF1850 domain-containing protein, whose product is MKHKYKLIFPIVILFIVAIAVTVWPNQVALTVTDGKTGRLIYVSPIEIEERFAIQFIHSIHKTPVYEEYYIDSELHMVLDQVTYESLGVGNPSAAEPGQTFMIEDGKYKISNINRKLPHLDLAIAPGVANHQLGIRDNWIPMTRLNPPGNWARLETKKVSFLTLWKGA